Proteins co-encoded in one Coriobacterium glomerans PW2 genomic window:
- the citD gene encoding citrate lyase acyl carrier protein — MEIQSSAIAGTLESSDIQITVSRGDSGIQIELTSDVEKQFGAQIRKVITDALQALGISRARVKAVDKGALDCVIRARTLTAAQRGAGMAEEPVWEAL; from the coding sequence GTGGAGATTCAATCGAGTGCGATCGCCGGGACACTGGAGTCCTCAGACATCCAGATTACCGTCTCGCGAGGCGATAGCGGCATTCAGATCGAGCTGACATCGGACGTCGAGAAGCAGTTCGGCGCCCAGATCAGAAAGGTGATCACCGATGCTCTTCAGGCGCTGGGCATTTCCCGCGCACGGGTCAAAGCCGTCGACAAGGGTGCGCTGGATTGCGTGATCAGGGCGCGCACGCTCACCGCTGCGCAGCGCGGCGCCGGGATGGCAGAAGAACCGGTTTGGGAGGCGCTCTGA
- the citE gene encoding citrate (pro-3S)-lyase subunit beta, with product MATDEMRLRRTMMFVPGNNPAMVKDAGIFGADSIMFDLEDAVSLAEKDAARILVFEALRTQDYGQAELVVRVNGQDTSFYHNDILAMVKAGVDVIRLPKVESAEMICVLERDVEDAEREFGRPLGETHLMAAIESARGVLSAPAIASASKRMIGIALSGEDYTTDMRTHRYPDGAELEFARNMVLHAARAAGIAAFDTVFTDTEDTEGFLRETRHIRQLGFDGKSVVNPRQIPLVNEVYAPTRAEIDTAREVIAAIERAKINGSGVISMGGQMVDRPVAMRAERVISLARASHLIDEEGNYIEK from the coding sequence ATGGCGACAGATGAGATGCGGCTTCGTCGCACGATGATGTTCGTACCGGGCAACAACCCGGCCATGGTCAAGGACGCCGGCATATTCGGAGCCGACTCGATCATGTTCGATCTGGAGGACGCGGTCTCGCTCGCCGAGAAGGACGCCGCGCGCATCCTCGTGTTCGAGGCTCTGAGAACCCAGGATTACGGACAAGCCGAGCTCGTCGTCCGTGTCAACGGACAGGACACGAGCTTCTATCACAATGACATCTTGGCCATGGTCAAGGCTGGTGTTGATGTGATCCGCCTGCCGAAGGTGGAATCCGCCGAGATGATCTGCGTCCTCGAGCGCGACGTCGAGGACGCCGAGCGCGAATTCGGGCGGCCGCTCGGCGAGACGCATCTCATGGCGGCCATCGAGAGCGCTCGCGGCGTGCTGAGCGCTCCGGCGATCGCTTCGGCATCCAAGCGCATGATCGGCATCGCTTTGTCCGGGGAGGACTATACGACCGACATGAGGACGCATCGCTACCCGGACGGCGCCGAGCTCGAGTTCGCGCGCAACATGGTTTTGCACGCGGCGCGCGCCGCCGGCATCGCCGCGTTCGATACCGTGTTCACCGACACCGAGGACACCGAGGGATTCCTGCGCGAGACACGGCATATCCGCCAGCTCGGCTTCGATGGCAAATCGGTGGTCAATCCTCGGCAGATTCCTCTGGTGAACGAGGTGTACGCGCCGACAAGAGCGGAGATCGACACAGCTCGCGAGGTGATCGCCGCCATCGAACGAGCCAAGATCAATGGATCCGGTGTCATCTCGATGGGCGGACAGATGGTCGATCGTCCGGTCGCCATGCGGGCGGAGCGCGTGATCAGCTTGGCCCGCGCATCCCATCTGATCGATGAGGAGGGGAACTACATTGAGAAATAA
- the citF gene encoding citrate lyase subunit alpha, whose protein sequence is MRNNVGREISDEILRERGYRPFKSVDIGKTEIRRVAPTVHVGKRESKICSSLADIVKRTVRDGMTISFHHHFRNGDFIFNQVMRILIDQGVRDLTLAPSSLIGVMNDIAIEAIRCGTVTGITSSGMRGSLGDFVSHGGMESPVIFRSHGNRARAIEEGDIKIDVAFLGVPNADRLGNANGMFGDAVFGSLGYALVDAAYADTVVLLTDTIVEYPNTPASIKQTQVDYVVKVDRVGDPDKIGSGATRFTKNPKDLKIAQAVNEVIVASSLFRDGFSFQTGSGGAALAVTRYLRRSMIDHGVKASFALGGITKPMIDLLDEGLVHKIMDVQDFDSCAADSMRTHACQQEIDASWYADPHNKAAMVDQLDIAILSALEIDTNFNVNVMSGSDGIIRGAIGGHQDAATAKLTIISAPLVRGRIATVVPDVTTVITPGESIDVLVTEYGIAVNPRRADLARELKGAIGMDVKPIEELQRLAEHIVGTPRPLEFTDRAVALVEYRDGSLIDTIRQIRD, encoded by the coding sequence TTGAGAAATAACGTTGGTCGCGAGATATCCGATGAGATCCTGCGCGAGCGGGGCTACAGGCCGTTCAAATCGGTTGATATCGGCAAAACCGAGATAAGACGCGTCGCTCCGACCGTCCACGTCGGCAAAAGGGAGAGCAAGATCTGCAGCTCGCTCGCCGATATCGTCAAAAGAACCGTTCGCGACGGCATGACGATCTCGTTTCACCATCATTTTCGCAACGGGGATTTCATATTCAACCAGGTGATGCGCATACTCATCGATCAGGGGGTGCGTGATCTGACGCTTGCTCCCTCCTCGCTCATCGGCGTCATGAACGACATCGCGATCGAGGCGATCAGGTGCGGTACCGTCACCGGCATCACCAGCTCGGGGATGCGCGGCAGCCTGGGCGACTTCGTCTCCCATGGAGGTATGGAATCCCCCGTGATATTTCGCTCTCACGGCAACCGCGCCCGCGCGATCGAGGAGGGCGACATCAAGATCGATGTGGCGTTTCTCGGCGTGCCCAACGCGGACAGGCTCGGCAACGCCAACGGCATGTTCGGCGACGCTGTCTTCGGCAGCCTCGGCTATGCTCTGGTAGACGCCGCATATGCCGACACGGTCGTTCTGCTCACCGATACCATCGTCGAGTATCCGAACACACCTGCTTCGATCAAGCAGACCCAGGTTGACTACGTTGTCAAAGTCGATCGGGTGGGCGATCCCGATAAGATCGGCTCCGGTGCGACCCGCTTCACCAAGAATCCGAAGGATCTCAAGATCGCGCAGGCCGTCAACGAGGTCATCGTCGCATCCTCCCTCTTCCGCGATGGCTTCTCCTTTCAGACCGGCTCCGGAGGAGCGGCCCTGGCTGTCACGCGCTATCTGCGGCGGTCCATGATCGATCATGGCGTCAAGGCGTCGTTCGCTCTCGGCGGCATCACAAAGCCGATGATCGATCTGCTGGATGAGGGTTTGGTCCACAAGATCATGGACGTCCAGGACTTCGACAGCTGCGCTGCGGATTCCATGCGCACCCACGCCTGTCAGCAGGAGATCGATGCGTCCTGGTACGCCGATCCCCACAACAAGGCGGCGATGGTCGATCAGCTCGACATCGCCATCCTGTCGGCGCTCGAGATCGACACGAACTTCAATGTCAACGTCATGAGCGGCTCTGACGGCATCATACGCGGTGCCATCGGCGGACATCAGGATGCCGCGACCGCAAAGCTCACGATCATCTCCGCTCCTCTGGTCCGTGGCAGGATCGCCACGGTGGTCCCCGACGTCACCACGGTGATCACGCCGGGCGAGTCCATCGATGTGCTCGTAACCGAGTACGGCATCGCGGTCAATCCGCGCCGCGCCGATCTCGCGCGCGAACTCAAAGGTGCCATCGGTATGGACGTCAAGCCGATCGAGGAACTCCAGCGGCTCGCCGAGCACATCGTCGGCACGCCGCGACCACTTGAGTTCACCGACCGCGCCGTCGCCCTGGTCGAGTATCGCGACGGCTCGCTTATAGATACCATCAGGCAAATCAGAGACTGA
- the citX gene encoding citrate lyase holo-[acyl-carrier protein] synthase, with protein MAHRSSIDPLFRGGVPVGIEEVLADRDERATLERRVLERHPDKALIVATLNIPGPIKYTPGLDDLFGSGADRLMAHFLDASIYEDRRRATGCTLFALTNEDPLSAKRRAVAFEDEDALGRLFDVDVLRAGCASALSRVGLGMLPRTCLVCDCPAKECARSRRHSLEELYGAIRRIYETALGGAADARA; from the coding sequence ATGGCACATCGATCTTCGATCGACCCGCTTTTCCGCGGCGGCGTCCCGGTCGGCATCGAAGAGGTGCTGGCCGATCGCGACGAGCGCGCGACGTTGGAGCGCAGGGTGCTCGAGCGCCATCCTGACAAGGCGCTCATTGTCGCAACCCTCAACATCCCCGGGCCGATCAAGTACACACCGGGTCTGGATGATCTGTTCGGAAGCGGTGCGGATCGCCTCATGGCGCATTTTCTCGACGCCTCGATTTACGAAGACCGACGCCGGGCCACGGGATGCACCCTGTTCGCGCTCACGAACGAAGATCCTCTCAGCGCGAAGCGCCGCGCCGTGGCATTCGAGGACGAGGACGCGCTGGGCAGGCTGTTCGATGTCGATGTCCTGCGCGCTGGATGCGCATCGGCGCTATCGCGCGTCGGGCTGGGGATGTTGCCGCGCACCTGTCTGGTCTGCGATTGCCCCGCCAAGGAGTGCGCGCGCTCACGACGCCATTCGCTCGAGGAGCTGTACGGCGCGATCCGACGGATCTACGAGACCGCGCTCGGAGGAGCAGCCGATGCGCGAGCTTGA
- a CDS encoding triphosphoribosyl-dephospho-CoA synthase, with product MRELDMGVAEIPLLAEQAIRAMLYEVCVNPKPGLVDPSSSGPHPDMDVFMFIDSAETLRAYFERCAAIGADTGISTHPDMFQALRPLGVSAERAMLEATAGANTHKGAIFSLGILVASTARASLTSADIRSTVRIMMAGVCAADFAGTSSKPARELTAGEKQYLLLGATGVRGEAEAGFPCVFDFGLPALRGARGTRNQRLLDTLMAIAAHETDSNLLSRSGMDQAIVLWAQRQAQAVLDAGGAAAPAGLAALQDMNHEFLKRNLSLGGAADMLILTIFLGLREGLLAHL from the coding sequence ATGCGCGAGCTTGACATGGGCGTTGCCGAGATCCCGCTTCTCGCCGAGCAGGCGATCCGCGCGATGCTCTACGAGGTGTGCGTCAACCCGAAGCCGGGTCTGGTCGATCCTTCGAGCTCGGGTCCGCATCCGGATATGGACGTCTTCATGTTCATCGACAGCGCTGAGACTCTGCGCGCGTATTTCGAGCGATGCGCGGCGATCGGTGCGGACACCGGTATCTCGACGCATCCGGATATGTTTCAAGCGCTGCGCCCGCTCGGTGTGAGCGCCGAGCGGGCGATGCTCGAAGCGACCGCGGGCGCGAACACGCACAAGGGCGCGATCTTCTCACTCGGGATCCTGGTCGCCTCGACCGCTCGCGCCTCGCTCACCTCGGCCGATATCCGAAGCACGGTACGGATCATGATGGCCGGGGTGTGCGCGGCTGATTTCGCGGGGACATCGTCCAAGCCCGCCCGCGAGCTGACGGCTGGCGAGAAGCAGTATCTGCTGCTGGGTGCGACCGGTGTGCGCGGCGAAGCGGAGGCGGGCTTCCCATGCGTGTTCGACTTCGGTCTGCCGGCGCTGAGAGGCGCGCGCGGCACGAGAAATCAGCGGCTGCTCGATACGCTCATGGCTATAGCCGCGCATGAGACGGACTCCAACCTGTTGTCCCGATCCGGGATGGATCAGGCGATCGTGCTCTGGGCGCAGCGACAGGCGCAGGCGGTGCTGGATGCAGGCGGCGCCGCCGCGCCAGCCGGCCTGGCGGCGCTGCAGGACATGAATCATGAGTTTCTGAAGCGAAATCTCAGCCTCGGCGGGGCGGCGGACATGCTGATCCTGACGATCTTCCTCGGTCTGCGCGAGGGGCTGCTCGCTCACCTGTGA
- a CDS encoding LacI family DNA-binding transcriptional regulator — MRIQDIAAEAAVSPSTVSKFINGHYDAMSASTRSRIAEIIERTGYRPSSVARNLRLDRSRMIGVILADIRNPYSSAMLGELADRSAAAGYTLTCAISGNNPSKEAEAVMRLAEAGADGLIVNTCGGNDELLADTCDRAPVVLLDRDVPGASIDLVTSDNGCLVAALLQEVMRDGVDACWLLDEHNDASSVRRERTATFERGLRSACARGGCIALARNACAAAAQLTKMSCSSGGSPIGLIAINGLVFERLVEALAVAGIDVPGAARIATIDEYPWNRVLFGGVTTAAQDIAGLAAAALELLIERIERGRGPCGSRRRIEIPGNIIARRSTRTDSGPTTTTPQPLRAHR; from the coding sequence ATGCGCATACAGGATATCGCGGCGGAAGCCGCCGTGAGCCCTTCAACCGTATCTAAGTTCATAAACGGGCACTATGATGCCATGTCCGCGTCCACCCGGTCGCGCATCGCCGAGATCATCGAGCGCACCGGCTACCGCCCCAGCAGCGTGGCGCGAAATCTCAGGCTCGATCGATCACGTATGATCGGCGTCATACTGGCCGACATCAGAAACCCTTACTCGAGCGCCATGCTCGGCGAGCTCGCGGATCGATCTGCCGCAGCTGGATACACGCTCACCTGTGCCATCAGCGGCAACAACCCCTCAAAGGAAGCCGAAGCCGTCATGCGGCTCGCAGAAGCGGGCGCGGACGGTCTCATCGTGAACACCTGCGGCGGCAACGACGAGCTCCTCGCCGATACCTGCGACCGCGCGCCTGTCGTCCTGCTTGACCGCGACGTTCCCGGCGCCTCGATCGATCTGGTCACATCGGACAACGGCTGCCTCGTCGCGGCGCTGCTCCAAGAGGTCATGCGCGACGGGGTCGACGCATGCTGGCTGCTCGACGAGCACAACGATGCGAGCTCGGTTCGGCGCGAGCGCACCGCGACATTCGAGCGAGGTCTCAGAAGCGCATGCGCACGGGGAGGTTGCATCGCGCTCGCGCGGAACGCATGCGCTGCCGCAGCCCAGCTCACCAAGATGAGCTGCTCCTCCGGCGGATCTCCGATCGGCCTCATAGCCATCAACGGCCTGGTATTCGAGAGGCTCGTCGAGGCGCTCGCGGTTGCCGGCATCGATGTCCCGGGAGCCGCGCGCATAGCCACCATCGACGAATACCCTTGGAATCGCGTCCTTTTCGGCGGCGTCACGACGGCGGCGCAGGACATCGCCGGGCTTGCCGCGGCAGCCCTCGAGCTTCTCATCGAACGGATCGAGAGAGGTCGAGGCCCATGCGGCAGCAGAAGGCGCATCGAGATCCCCGGGAACATCATCGCACGGCGATCAACGCGCACAGACAGCGGCCCCACGACGACGACCCCCCAGCCGCTCCGAGCTCACAGGTGA
- a CDS encoding sugar kinase produces the protein MGDDGLLGITATGGDGGRTVLTFGEIMMRLSPKDHLRLEQAAEFDVRYGGAEANTALSLAYQGDEAAFVSVVPDNRIGACALRSLRAYGVDTNRVVRAGDRLGAYFFEIGASQRGNGCVYDRRYSAMSLASHTVFDWDEILQGVGVFYFSGVTPAVSEEMALACKEGLSAARVRGITTVCDVNYRGKMWSPARSQRTMAELLDLVDVLIANDEDAPAGLGMTCVTGSLEHGIEERDGYIEMAREICRAHGCAAVASVVRDIQCVERSQWMAMLYSAAGDRHWLSPVHDVHVVEGVAAGDAFNAGLIHAMLAGWDPQRALDYAIAASILKLTVPGDSNLVSEEEISAVATHRSGMRVSR, from the coding sequence ATGGGCGATGACGGCTTGCTTGGAATCACGGCGACAGGCGGTGACGGGGGTCGCACGGTCCTGACGTTCGGAGAGATCATGATGCGTCTGTCCCCCAAAGACCATCTGCGTCTCGAGCAGGCGGCGGAATTCGACGTTCGCTATGGCGGGGCTGAGGCCAACACCGCGTTGTCACTCGCCTACCAGGGCGACGAGGCCGCCTTTGTCTCGGTCGTGCCCGACAATCGGATCGGGGCGTGCGCGCTGCGATCGCTTCGTGCATACGGGGTCGATACGAACCGCGTCGTGCGCGCCGGAGATCGGCTGGGTGCCTATTTCTTCGAGATCGGTGCCTCGCAGCGGGGCAACGGCTGCGTGTACGACCGGCGATACTCCGCGATGAGCCTGGCTTCCCATACGGTCTTCGATTGGGACGAGATCCTGCAGGGCGTCGGCGTGTTCTACTTCTCCGGGGTTACGCCAGCCGTGTCCGAGGAGATGGCGCTCGCCTGCAAGGAGGGCTTGAGCGCGGCGCGCGTTCGCGGCATCACCACGGTGTGCGATGTCAACTACCGCGGCAAGATGTGGTCGCCTGCGCGCTCGCAGCGCACCATGGCCGAGCTGCTCGATCTCGTCGACGTCCTCATCGCCAACGATGAGGACGCTCCCGCCGGGCTCGGCATGACCTGCGTCACGGGGTCGCTCGAACACGGCATCGAGGAGCGCGACGGCTATATTGAGATGGCGCGCGAGATCTGCCGGGCGCACGGCTGCGCCGCGGTCGCCTCGGTCGTGCGCGACATCCAGTGCGTCGAGAGATCGCAGTGGATGGCCATGCTCTACAGCGCCGCCGGAGATCGGCACTGGTTGAGCCCTGTGCATGATGTCCATGTCGTCGAGGGGGTCGCTGCCGGCGATGCATTCAATGCGGGTCTCATTCACGCGATGCTTGCGGGCTGGGACCCGCAGCGCGCGCTCGACTACGCCATCGCCGCCTCGATCCTGAAGCTCACCGTTCCGGGGGACTCCAACCTTGTCAGCGAGGAGGAGATCTCCGCGGTGGCGACGCATCGATCGGGGATGCGCGTATCGCGTTGA
- the eda gene encoding bifunctional 4-hydroxy-2-oxoglutarate aldolase/2-dehydro-3-deoxy-phosphogluconate aldolase, whose translation MFETFYKDLEALGIVPVIVLENERSAAPMADALMAAGMAAAEVTFRTDAAAASIRAMREAQPEMIVGAGTVISVEQVDAAVASGAAFIVAPNLDVEVVKACIERNVPVLPGAVTPTEVGAARKLGLTVTKFFPAAQYGGLATIRALSAPFTGHRFIPTGGVSMGNIKEYLAAPEVIACGGTWMVAPELIGAGDFAQVTERAAEAMAALRSVRG comes from the coding sequence ATGTTTGAGACGTTCTACAAAGACCTCGAGGCACTGGGTATCGTTCCGGTGATCGTGCTCGAGAACGAGCGAAGCGCCGCACCGATGGCCGATGCGCTCATGGCAGCGGGCATGGCTGCGGCTGAGGTGACATTTCGCACGGATGCGGCGGCGGCCTCCATTCGCGCCATGCGTGAGGCGCAGCCCGAGATGATCGTGGGCGCCGGAACGGTGATCAGCGTCGAGCAGGTTGACGCCGCCGTCGCTTCCGGAGCCGCTTTCATCGTCGCACCAAATCTCGACGTCGAAGTCGTGAAGGCATGCATCGAGCGGAACGTGCCCGTGCTGCCGGGCGCGGTGACGCCCACTGAGGTCGGTGCCGCGCGCAAGCTCGGTCTCACGGTGACGAAGTTCTTCCCCGCCGCGCAATATGGCGGTCTGGCGACCATCCGGGCGCTCAGCGCGCCCTTCACCGGTCACCGCTTCATTCCCACCGGCGGGGTGAGCATGGGAAATATCAAGGAGTACCTCGCGGCTCCCGAGGTCATAGCGTGCGGGGGAACCTGGATGGTCGCTCCCGAGCTCATCGGTGCGGGAGATTTCGCACAGGTGACCGAAAGAGCGGCCGAGGCGATGGCTGCGCTACGCAGTGTTCGCGGCTGA
- a CDS encoding MurR/RpiR family transcriptional regulator produces MDAFTQMELHKEDLSPREQEIYRLFRDNPEEIAASSSTAIAKRFHVSQSAVSRFCKKVGFRGYGDFRINMVLSFEMRNKPRSRQSRAREDIADDIAAYIREIRIVATDQALGQLCSRISRARLVYTIGQAASSLGARYLAFLLVELSVRAQFVSSGWEEQMLSCMTDEDLIIIFSARNPSQQRFLKALRARGEKLQPSVMLITQTARHPLRSLADDIFVLPTRQAGRACRVGGCSASMLYFDQLLADAMTRAMKTAGALDLKTEMDRAEDSAANTA; encoded by the coding sequence ATGGACGCGTTCACGCAAATGGAGCTTCACAAAGAAGATCTGTCCCCCCGAGAGCAGGAAATCTACCGACTTTTTCGCGACAACCCCGAGGAGATCGCCGCGAGCAGCTCCACGGCCATCGCGAAGCGGTTCCATGTGTCTCAAAGCGCGGTGAGCCGATTCTGCAAAAAGGTCGGGTTCAGGGGATATGGGGACTTTCGGATAAACATGGTGCTCTCATTCGAGATGCGAAACAAACCGAGGAGCAGGCAGAGCAGGGCACGAGAGGATATCGCCGACGATATCGCCGCCTATATCCGCGAGATTCGAATCGTGGCGACCGATCAGGCGCTGGGCCAGTTATGCAGTCGGATCTCACGTGCTCGTCTCGTCTACACCATCGGGCAGGCGGCGAGCAGCTTGGGAGCGCGCTATCTTGCATTTCTGCTGGTTGAGCTCTCAGTTAGGGCTCAGTTCGTGTCATCCGGATGGGAAGAGCAGATGCTTTCCTGCATGACCGACGAGGATCTCATCATCATCTTCTCGGCGCGAAATCCGTCGCAGCAGCGCTTTCTGAAGGCGCTGCGGGCACGCGGAGAAAAGCTGCAGCCTTCTGTGATGCTCATCACTCAGACGGCGCGCCATCCGCTTCGCTCGCTCGCCGATGACATCTTCGTTCTGCCGACCAGGCAGGCGGGCCGCGCATGCCGGGTCGGAGGCTGCTCTGCCTCGATGCTGTACTTCGACCAGCTGCTTGCAGACGCCATGACCAGAGCCATGAAGACGGCCGGGGCCTTGGACCTGAAGACGGAAATGGATCGCGCCGAAGACTCAGCCGCGAACACTGCGTAG
- a CDS encoding peptide deformylase has translation MIKELVRDQALLSQPAKPATAEDAALAKDLLDTLASLEHAGCLAANQIGALKAICVYSDERNEPHVMFNPRLLFGLGASKMREECLTKSEPVTVTRYAKVKIQFDELADGALKTRKRDFTGYTAQMIQHMIDHCRGRLV, from the coding sequence ATGATCAAAGAGCTCGTACGAGACCAGGCTCTCCTCTCCCAGCCCGCGAAGCCGGCTACCGCTGAGGACGCCGCGCTCGCCAAGGATCTGCTCGATACGCTGGCATCGCTGGAACATGCAGGTTGTCTCGCAGCAAATCAGATCGGAGCGCTCAAGGCGATCTGCGTTTACAGCGATGAGCGGAACGAGCCCCACGTGATGTTCAATCCACGGTTGCTCTTCGGTCTCGGTGCCTCCAAGATGCGGGAGGAGTGTCTCACGAAATCCGAGCCGGTCACCGTGACACGATACGCGAAGGTCAAGATCCAGTTCGACGAGCTGGCAGACGGGGCACTCAAAACACGGAAACGAGATTTCACAGGGTACACCGCGCAGATGATTCAGCATATGATCGACCATTGTCGCGGCAGGCTTGTATAA
- a CDS encoding Cof-type HAD-IIB family hydrolase: METVIFADIDGTLLNSEHQITTLTRQAIDTVQNNGIPFVIVTARGITGTYPLLDQNGIRCPVITYSGGVILDEHRNVIYHDGLTRDRAADVVDFIESNNLDMVWCAFSFEDWISQDRSDPRILNEESIVMARSREGAIASVERDEVQKILCICNPAETNEIERRLGEHFSDLMIVKSSDILIEVMPMGTTKAAAIRRLCALWNLPIELSIAFGDSYNDVPMLEAAGKGYLMANAPVDLKCRLPLLTDRDNDHDGIYWTLKDLDLV, encoded by the coding sequence ATGGAAACTGTGATTTTCGCCGACATCGATGGCACGCTTCTCAACTCCGAGCATCAGATCACGACGCTGACCCGGCAAGCCATCGATACCGTTCAAAACAACGGCATCCCGTTCGTGATCGTCACCGCGCGAGGCATCACCGGAACCTACCCGCTGCTGGATCAAAACGGCATTCGCTGTCCCGTCATAACCTACAGCGGCGGGGTCATCTTGGATGAGCACCGTAACGTCATTTACCACGATGGCCTCACCAGGGATCGAGCGGCCGACGTAGTCGACTTCATCGAGTCGAACAACCTCGACATGGTGTGGTGCGCGTTCTCATTTGAGGATTGGATCAGCCAAGACAGATCCGATCCTCGGATTCTCAATGAGGAAAGCATCGTCATGGCGCGCTCGCGCGAGGGTGCCATCGCGTCGGTTGAGCGCGATGAGGTGCAAAAGATTTTATGCATCTGCAACCCGGCCGAGACCAATGAGATCGAGCGGCGGCTTGGGGAGCATTTCTCAGATCTCATGATCGTGAAGTCATCTGATATCCTCATCGAGGTCATGCCTATGGGAACCACGAAAGCCGCCGCCATAAGAAGGCTGTGCGCCCTGTGGAACCTCCCGATTGAGCTCTCGATCGCATTCGGAGATAGCTACAACGATGTGCCCATGCTCGAAGCGGCGGGCAAAGGCTATCTCATGGCGAACGCACCCGTTGATCTGAAGTGCCGCCTGCCGCTGCTGACGGATCGGGACAATGACCACGATGGCATCTACTGGACGCTCAAAGACTTGGACCTCGTATAG
- a CDS encoding SPFH domain-containing protein, with product MGVAISVVVLIFLIFGVGGSFFSVKQQSAVIIERLGKFDRIVGAGFHALAPFMDHKAATVSLRTMKNGFDIDVKTKDNVTIGLEVSAQYHVSYEIGATQQDSGVYKSYYMLQQPVAQMRDFITDALRSSIPVYTLDEVFAKKDDIAKDVNATVSEQMAAYGFTLVSTLLTKIALPAEVEESMNKINAAQRTKAATQDLAEADRIRRVTEARAEAEAMEKAGEGIANQRKAIAVGIKDSLETIQETGVGNNEANQLFMFTQWTEMMIEFAKTGKSSTVVLPNSFEQSASMFQQMLAAGRAADSAHDSSLSKEKA from the coding sequence ATGGGAGTCGCAATCTCGGTAGTGGTTTTGATCTTCCTGATCTTCGGTGTGGGCGGATCGTTTTTCTCGGTCAAGCAGCAGAGTGCCGTCATCATCGAGCGTCTCGGGAAATTCGACCGCATCGTCGGTGCCGGGTTTCATGCTCTTGCTCCATTCATGGATCACAAGGCTGCAACGGTCTCGCTTCGAACCATGAAGAACGGCTTTGACATCGATGTGAAGACGAAAGACAACGTCACCATCGGCCTCGAGGTCTCCGCGCAGTACCATGTGAGCTACGAGATCGGTGCCACCCAGCAGGATTCCGGCGTCTACAAGAGCTACTACATGCTGCAGCAGCCCGTCGCGCAGATGCGCGATTTCATAACCGACGCGCTGCGCTCATCCATTCCGGTCTACACACTCGACGAGGTCTTTGCCAAAAAGGACGACATCGCCAAGGACGTGAACGCAACGGTCTCCGAGCAGATGGCCGCCTACGGTTTCACGCTCGTCTCAACGCTGCTCACCAAGATAGCGCTGCCTGCCGAGGTCGAGGAATCGATGAACAAGATCAACGCCGCGCAACGCACGAAAGCGGCAACTCAGGATCTCGCGGAAGCGGACCGCATCCGTCGTGTCACCGAAGCCAGAGCTGAAGCCGAAGCCATGGAGAAAGCCGGCGAGGGCATCGCCAACCAGCGCAAGGCGATCGCAGTGGGCATCAAGGACTCGCTTGAGACCATTCAGGAGACCGGCGTCGGAAACAACGAGGCAAATCAGCTGTTCATGTTCACGCAGTGGACCGAGATGATGATCGAGTTCGCGAAGACCGGCAAGAGCTCAACTGTGGTCCTGCCGAACAGCTTCGAGCAGAGCGCCTCGATGTTTCAGCAGATGCTCGCAGCCGGACGGGCAGCCGACTCCGCGCACGACTCTTCTTTATCGAAGGAGAAGGCTTAG